One Bacillus andreraoultii genomic region harbors:
- a CDS encoding DUF1819 family protein, which translates to MTIELEYSSSLNGASYLLFELKQVIKLKQQGLTLPEIRKKVIDGNLFQFENKGRMNRTLPSIMRRAEVIDQVLTDLMLDGSVENAKIINLYAIMKTDRLFFEFMNEVISEKLHNNDLLIEKKDMNVFFTAKAEQSEKVANWSETNIEKLKRAFMQVLFESGLLKDRRGKELSRLIIDEQIKEHLIRIGDAKYVYAMGE; encoded by the coding sequence ATGACAATAGAATTAGAATATTCTTCGAGCTTGAACGGTGCGTCTTATTTATTATTTGAGCTTAAACAGGTCATAAAACTAAAACAACAGGGATTAACATTACCTGAAATCAGAAAAAAAGTAATCGATGGAAACCTATTCCAATTTGAAAATAAAGGAAGAATGAATCGGACATTACCTTCTATTATGAGAAGAGCTGAAGTAATCGATCAAGTTTTAACTGATTTAATGTTAGATGGTTCTGTTGAAAATGCAAAAATAATTAATTTATATGCCATTATGAAAACAGATCGGCTATTTTTTGAATTTATGAATGAGGTAATCAGTGAGAAACTACATAATAACGATCTGCTAATCGAAAAGAAAGATATGAATGTATTCTTCACCGCAAAAGCGGAACAAAGTGAAAAGGTGGCCAATTGGAGTGAAACGAATATAGAAAAATTGAAACGAGCCTTTATGCAAGTTCTTTTCGAGAGTGGACTATTGAAAGATAGACGTGGCAAGGAACTAAGTCGCTTAATTATAGATGAACAAATAAAGGAGCATTTAATCCGAATAGGGGATGCCAAGTATGTGTATGCGATGGGAGAGTGA
- a CDS encoding Rpn family recombination-promoting nuclease/putative transposase, which yields MPESIMEMIDVNTLEPEKDRFINEKLKENFSDLLFKVNICGNEGYLYLS from the coding sequence TTGCCAGAAAGTATAATGGAGATGATTGATGTCAACACTCTTGAACCAGAAAAGGATCGTTTTATTAATGAAAAATTGAAAGAAAACTTTTCGGATTTACTTTTTAAGGTAAATATTTGTGGCAATGAAGGATACCTATATTTATCATAA
- a CDS encoding BrxA family protein has translation MTIELEYSSSLNGASYLLFELKQVIKLKQQGLTLPEIRKKVIDGNLFQFENKGRMXLWRCDGHEGFFN, from the coding sequence ATGACAATAGAATTAGAATATTCTTCGAGCTTGAACGGTGCGTCTTATTTATTATTTGAGCTTAAACAGGTCATAAAACTAAAACAACAGGGATTAACATTACCTGAAATCAGAAAAAAAGTAATCGATGGAAACCTATTCCAATTTGAAAATAAAGGAAGAATGANCCTTTGGAGATGTGACGGTCACGAAGGATTTTTTAACTAA
- the brxC gene encoding BREX system P-loop protein BrxC yields MLLKEMFLKSIERDIRGVIKVAQTSEDDIYQELDEYVVTGELHSHFSKFYENYQKGIDGKTDKMGVWISGFFGSGKSHFLKILAYLLENRAVKGKKPVDFFEEKIKDPLVYANMKRTSNVDTEVILFNIDSKSSLDNKSKEDAILRVFMKVFYDHRGYYGDIPGVAEMEKYLDKQGVYDVFKAEFQALSGETWEERRNSFYFDADYVIGALTKATNMTEETARNWFENGVNNFEISIEKFAKDVKEYIDSKGPNFHLVFLVDEIGQYIGDSRNLMLNLQTLTEDLGTYAEGKVWIIVTSQESIDSIVKVKGDDFSRIQGRFDTRLSLSSISVDEVIKKRILEKHPHVQDKLRADYPNKSAILKNLISFRETTADLRGYESDVEFAEVYPFVPYQFKLLQNVFEQVRKHGSSGKHLSEGERSMLSAFKEAGLRYKDAKEGTLIPFYAFYDTIKEFLNPSISRVIEGAKENPVLRDDPFHIDLLKVLFMIKYIKELPANIDNIATLMVTHIDEDKLQLKEKIKVALRKLISQTLIQKNGENYVFLTDDEQDINREIKQINVDEEIVKRELAHYIFQDLYDDKRFSYSKEYSFSYNQKMDEKNYGNQTSNIGVQILSPLSDHYHKSEQELMMMSAGNGEMIIKLGGNETYIEEMEEALRIEEYRKKRNPTQLPGNIQNILNNKQVEVRERRRRVRELLEEAIKDGTYFVNGVKMDIKGSSVKEKINSAFKHLVDNVYTKLGYVKKFLENERELIAILASENEQLSLDENPNEGAKKEVYDYIDMQDQVQKQIRVKLVYDRFQDKPYGWKQLDIAGLLVELLKEQRIRIRYHSEYLEPERDTNKLLTVFGKLSEADKGIIIKRIKVDESLIRTAKRICKEVFNTTDLADDEDGLIKDIRTLIAKQIDEINAYKARYEGRKYPGMSLLNKGLEYFGQFNNQLDNASFLMKLKDLEDDLADWEEDIVYVKSFFGTNQKEIFDKGLAGLVKYEENRAYLVGKEVEEAMKKLREIVLDPIPYRKIKDIPELLHALEQQIQSVLIETKENAKEKLQTDYNELVLQTKQYGVSNETKQRVEEYYNRIKVNLDQFTDIFKVDATISQSNSFKERTLRVIRQEITEWQRKKEEEQKKNNGTVIEPPTEPVVQKQPVKVTELVTAKILSTEEDVDLYINTLSKKLKQIIKANKQIELIE; encoded by the coding sequence ATGCTACTTAAAGAAATGTTTTTAAAAAGTATTGAACGTGATATTCGCGGTGTCATTAAGGTTGCCCAAACAAGCGAAGATGATATTTATCAAGAACTTGACGAGTATGTTGTCACAGGAGAGCTCCACAGTCATTTCTCTAAGTTTTATGAGAATTATCAAAAGGGCATAGATGGAAAGACGGATAAGATGGGTGTTTGGATTAGTGGTTTCTTTGGTTCAGGTAAATCCCATTTTCTTAAAATTCTTGCGTACCTTTTAGAAAATAGGGCTGTGAAAGGAAAGAAGCCTGTAGATTTCTTTGAGGAAAAAATAAAAGACCCACTTGTATACGCCAATATGAAACGGACTTCAAACGTTGATACAGAAGTCATTCTTTTTAATATTGATTCGAAAAGCTCCCTTGATAATAAATCAAAGGAAGACGCAATTTTACGAGTGTTTATGAAAGTGTTTTATGATCATAGGGGCTATTATGGAGATATTCCTGGTGTGGCTGAAATGGAAAAGTATTTGGACAAACAAGGTGTATATGATGTGTTCAAAGCCGAATTCCAAGCACTATCAGGTGAAACATGGGAAGAACGTCGTAATAGCTTTTACTTTGATGCAGACTATGTGATTGGCGCTTTAACTAAGGCGACGAATATGACCGAGGAAACAGCCCGAAATTGGTTTGAAAATGGTGTAAACAATTTCGAAATTAGCATTGAAAAATTTGCTAAAGATGTAAAAGAGTATATAGATAGTAAAGGTCCAAACTTCCATTTAGTTTTCCTTGTCGATGAAATCGGGCAGTACATTGGAGATAGCCGGAATCTTATGTTGAATTTACAAACATTGACCGAAGATTTAGGTACATATGCAGAAGGGAAAGTTTGGATTATAGTCACTTCTCAGGAAAGCATCGACTCCATTGTTAAGGTAAAGGGTGATGACTTTTCACGAATCCAAGGTCGTTTTGACACTAGACTTTCCTTATCATCTATTTCAGTGGATGAAGTAATAAAGAAGCGTATTTTAGAAAAACATCCTCATGTACAGGACAAGCTTAGAGCGGATTATCCAAATAAAAGTGCCATCCTTAAAAACTTAATCAGCTTTCGAGAGACTACGGCAGACTTAAGAGGATATGAAAGTGACGTAGAATTTGCGGAAGTATATCCGTTTGTACCTTATCAATTTAAGCTGTTGCAAAATGTATTTGAACAAGTTCGTAAACACGGATCCTCAGGAAAACACTTGTCAGAAGGGGAGCGTTCTATGCTATCCGCCTTTAAGGAAGCAGGTCTCCGTTATAAAGATGCGAAAGAAGGAACATTAATACCATTCTATGCCTTTTACGATACGATTAAGGAGTTCCTAAATCCATCCATTTCAAGGGTTATCGAGGGTGCAAAAGAAAATCCTGTATTGAGAGATGATCCTTTTCATATCGACTTATTAAAAGTGTTGTTCATGATTAAATATATTAAAGAATTACCAGCAAATATTGATAATATTGCAACCCTCATGGTGACACATATTGATGAAGATAAATTACAATTAAAAGAAAAAATTAAAGTTGCTCTTAGAAAATTAATTTCACAGACGCTCATTCAAAAGAACGGGGAAAATTATGTATTCCTCACAGATGATGAACAAGATATTAACCGAGAAATTAAACAAATTAACGTAGATGAAGAAATTGTTAAACGGGAATTAGCCCACTATATCTTCCAAGATTTATACGATGATAAGCGTTTCAGCTATTCGAAAGAGTATTCATTCTCCTATAATCAAAAAATGGATGAAAAGAATTATGGAAACCAGACATCCAATATCGGTGTCCAAATTCTTTCGCCACTTTCCGATCATTATCATAAATCAGAACAAGAGTTAATGATGATGTCTGCTGGTAATGGTGAAATGATTATTAAACTCGGGGGCAATGAAACATATATTGAGGAAATGGAAGAAGCATTAAGAATAGAAGAATATCGGAAGAAAAGAAATCCGACACAACTTCCTGGAAACATCCAAAACATCCTTAACAACAAACAAGTGGAAGTACGGGAACGGAGAAGAAGAGTACGAGAGCTGTTAGAAGAAGCGATAAAAGATGGTACTTACTTCGTGAATGGTGTCAAAATGGACATTAAAGGTTCCTCTGTTAAAGAGAAAATCAACTCAGCATTTAAACATTTGGTAGATAATGTCTATACAAAATTAGGGTATGTAAAGAAATTTTTAGAAAATGAGCGAGAATTGATTGCAATATTAGCCTCTGAAAATGAGCAATTGTCCTTGGATGAGAACCCAAATGAAGGTGCTAAGAAAGAAGTATATGACTATATAGACATGCAGGATCAAGTTCAAAAACAAATTCGTGTAAAACTTGTGTATGACCGTTTTCAAGATAAACCTTACGGGTGGAAACAGCTTGATATTGCTGGCTTACTTGTAGAATTATTAAAGGAACAGAGGATTCGCATCCGGTATCATTCGGAGTATTTAGAACCAGAAAGAGATACGAACAAGTTATTAACTGTCTTTGGAAAATTAAGTGAAGCGGATAAAGGAATTATTATTAAACGGATAAAGGTCGATGAATCACTTATTCGTACAGCGAAACGGATTTGTAAAGAAGTATTTAATACAACGGATTTAGCAGATGATGAAGATGGTCTAATTAAAGATATCCGAACACTTATTGCGAAACAAATAGATGAAATTAACGCATATAAAGCTCGCTATGAAGGTCGAAAGTACCCTGGAATGAGTCTACTTAATAAAGGTCTCGAATATTTTGGTCAGTTTAACAATCAACTTGATAATGCCTCTTTCCTAATGAAATTAAAAGATTTGGAAGATGATTTAGCAGATTGGGAAGAAGATATTGTCTATGTAAAAAGCTTTTTTGGTACAAACCAGAAAGAGATTTTCGACAAAGGGTTAGCAGGACTAGTGAAATATGAAGAAAATAGAGCATATTTAGTAGGAAAAGAAGTAGAAGAAGCAATGAAGAAACTTAGGGAAATCGTACTAGACCCAATTCCTTATCGAAAAATAAAGGATATCCCTGAATTGCTTCATGCCTTAGAACAACAAATTCAATCCGTTTTAATCGAGACAAAAGAAAATGCGAAAGAAAAATTACAAACGGACTACAATGAATTGGTTTTACAGACGAAACAGTATGGTGTATCAAATGAAACAAAACAGCGTGTAGAAGAATATTATAACAGGATAAAAGTAAATCTTGACCAATTTACAGATATCTTTAAAGTCGATGCAACAATTTCCCAAAGTAATAGCTTTAAAGAAAGAACGTTAAGAGTTATTCGGCAAGAAATTACAGAGTGGCAACGGAAAAAAGAAGAAGAGCAAAAGAAAAATAACGGTACGGTGATTGAACCACCAACGGAACCAGTAGTACAGAAACAACCAGTAAAAGTAACCGAACTTGTTACAGCAAAAATTTTATCGACAGAAGAAGATGTAGATTTATATATCAATACGCTTTCCAAAAAGTTAAAACAAATTATCAAAGCGAATAAACAAATCGAGTTAATTGAATAA
- the pglX gene encoding BREX-1 system adenine-specific DNA-methyltransferase PglX, whose protein sequence is MNKSALKKFATEARKELLERVELQARKIGITAESIQKANVESSDAVFIDGRQLSDIERRQRNKLIARINEIGFERVIEETAYTWFNRFIALRFMEVNDYLPTKVRVLSSIHGDRSEPDMMKEALSLDLDLDKEYVYELKMNNQTDELFKYLIKMHCNDLNRYMPFMFETIEDYTEILFPEGLLGTDSFVRKMTDTEVIPEDNWEQIEVIGWLYQYYIADEKDRVFKAKRKYKAEEIPYATQLFTPDWIVQYMVQNSLGRYWTEAHPEHEDLITNWEFFIKHQQEDFQEKIAPYVNKELNVEDIKCFDPAMGSGHILVYMFDVLYEIYSKCGYMEREIPRLIIEKNLYGLDIDDRAYQLACFSVVMKALQYNRRFLRSIERDGLTMNLASIQETNGWTDEGIAFIAGKENGEVFNKTKVFFXIE, encoded by the coding sequence ATGAATAAAAGTGCATTGAAAAAGTTTGCGACAGAAGCTCGTAAAGAACTGCTGGAACGAGTGGAATTACAAGCAAGAAAAATTGGGATCACTGCTGAATCCATTCAAAAAGCAAATGTTGAAAGCTCGGACGCCGTCTTTATTGACGGCAGACAGCTTTCAGATATAGAAAGACGACAACGGAATAAACTCATTGCGCGTATCAATGAAATTGGTTTCGAACGCGTGATAGAAGAAACGGCATACACTTGGTTTAACCGTTTTATTGCTTTACGTTTCATGGAAGTCAATGATTATCTTCCAACGAAAGTCCGGGTTTTATCGTCTATTCATGGGGATCGTTCAGAACCAGATATGATGAAAGAGGCGTTATCACTTGATTTAGACTTGGATAAAGAATACGTATATGAACTCAAAATGAACAATCAAACAGATGAACTGTTTAAATATCTGATTAAAATGCATTGTAATGACTTAAACCGTTACATGCCATTTATGTTTGAAACGATTGAAGACTATACAGAGATATTATTTCCTGAAGGGTTACTTGGAACAGATTCATTTGTTCGGAAAATGACGGATACGGAAGTGATTCCAGAAGATAATTGGGAGCAAATTGAAGTTATTGGCTGGCTGTATCAATATTATATTGCTGATGAAAAAGATCGTGTGTTTAAAGCGAAAAGGAAATACAAGGCAGAAGAAATCCCTTATGCAACACAACTATTTACACCTGACTGGATTGTTCAATATATGGTGCAAAATTCATTAGGAAGGTACTGGACGGAAGCACACCCTGAACATGAAGATTTAATTACGAACTGGGAATTTTTCATCAAACATCAGCAAGAAGACTTTCAAGAAAAAATTGCTCCCTATGTAAATAAAGAGTTAAATGTTGAAGATATTAAATGTTTTGATCCCGCAATGGGAAGTGGCCACATTTTAGTCTATATGTTTGATGTTCTTTATGAAATATATAGTAAGTGTGGATATATGGAAAGAGAAATACCACGTTTAATTATTGAGAAAAATCTATATGGATTAGACATTGACGACCGTGCTTACCAATTAGCATGCTTTTCAGTCGTAATGAAGGCCCTTCAGTACAATAGAAGATTCCTTAGAAGCATTGAGCGAGATGGATTAACGATGAATTTAGCATCCATTCAAGAAACAAACGGATGGACAGATGAGGGAATCGCGTTTATTGCTGGTAAAGAAAATGGGGAAGTATTTAATAAAACAAAGGTGTTTTTTGNGATTGAATAA
- a CDS encoding Rpn family recombination-promoting nuclease/putative transposase, translated as FGDVTVTKDFLTNYLPESIMEMIDVNTLEPEKDRFINEKLKENFSDLLFKVNICGNEGYLYLS; from the coding sequence CCTTTGGAGATGTGACGGTCACGAAGGATTTTTTAACTAATTATTTGCCAGAAAGTATAATGGAGATGATTGATGTCAACACTCTTGAACCAGAAAAGGATCGTTTTATTAATGAAAAATTGAAAGAAAACTTTTCGGATTTACTTTTTAAGGTAAATATTTGTGGCAATGAAGGATACCTATATTTATCATAA
- a CDS encoding DUF1788 domain-containing protein translates to MATLKERLRKISDRIKEDKFIEGHGLGNEISFYIFDYDPKDELEVRDYIKILHKEFKDGLYNRRIIEFDLYKMLIEITKEKRIYDRIFEMEKRQGKDALFKALTTFAKPDIFLQKMKEQIGDHHVVFLTGVGKVYPFVRSHNILNNLQEVLDKTPVIMFFPGQYDGQSLQLFGKLKDDNYYRAFRLVD, encoded by the coding sequence ATGGCTACATTGAAGGAAAGGTTAAGGAAAATAAGTGATCGTATAAAGGAAGATAAATTTATCGAGGGTCATGGATTGGGAAACGAAATTAGTTTTTATATTTTTGATTACGATCCAAAAGATGAATTAGAAGTAAGGGATTATATTAAAATACTGCACAAAGAATTTAAAGACGGACTTTATAATCGAAGGATTATTGAGTTTGATTTATATAAAATGTTAATCGAAATTACAAAAGAAAAAAGAATTTACGACCGTATTTTTGAAATGGAGAAAAGGCAGGGTAAAGATGCTTTGTTCAAGGCACTAACAACATTTGCAAAGCCTGACATATTCCTGCAAAAAATGAAAGAACAAATAGGGGATCATCATGTTGTTTTCCTTACAGGCGTTGGGAAGGTTTATCCTTTTGTAAGATCCCATAACATTTTAAACAATCTCCAAGAAGTGTTGGACAAAACGCCCGTTATTATGTTCTTTCCAGGACAGTATGACGGACAATCGCTCCAATTGTTCGGCAAATTAAAAGATGATAACTATTACCGGGCATTTCGCTTAGTTGATTAA
- the pglX gene encoding BREX-1 system adenine-specific DNA-methyltransferase PglX, which produces MNKSALKKFATEARKELLERVELQARKIGITAESIQKANVESSDAVFIDGRQLSDIERRQRNKLIARINEIGFERVIEETAYTWFNRFIALRFMEVNDYLPTKVRVLSSIHGDRSEPDMMKEALSLDLDLDKEYVYELKMNNQTDELFKYLIKMHCNDLNRYMPFMFETIEDYTEILFPEGLLGTDSFVRKMTDTEVIPEDNWEQIEVIGWLYQYYIADEKDRVFKAKRKYKAEEIPYATQLFTPDWIVQYMVQNSLGRYWTEAHPEHEDLITNWEFFIKHQQEDFQEKIAPYVNKELNVEDIKCFDPAMGSGHILVYMFDVLYEIYSKCGYMEREIPRLIIEKNLYGLDIDDRAYQLACFSVVMKALQYNRRFLRSIERDGLTMNLASIQETNGWTDEDIAFIAGKENGEVFNKTKVFFEQYRNAKMFGSLIKVNETDTAFLENRLKEMKDTPVTDLFQGKKREEALELLPLLIKQTKIMGQQYDIVVMNPPYMGSGSMNKELSDFLRKNYPNSKSDLFASFMEVDHYLKKNGFYAAINQHSWMFLSSFEKLRKKIIETKFIDTMLHLGPRAFEEIGGEVVQSTAFVLRNARQKKGKGTYLRLINDRTASEKKQKTIKAVQNPDVLYKYLFNQDDFRKIPRSPVAYWLSNKLIKNFANNPKLGDSYKAIRGLETGNNNLFLRHWHEVSFDKLYLVEKDSIENYRRYKWFPHNKGGGFRRWYGLNDLIVNFENDGYEIRKIGVLNGYKYYFKKGITWSALTTGLNSFRYSTEGFLFDSNKGPMMFPSDKELWIILGLLNSKVIQQYLNILNPTLSVQNGDIDNLPYFNLENADDKLLSEISGAVRENVEIAKRDWDNFETSWEFKRHPLFNYSYFEIARNFKKWESDTDIDFQKMKANEEGLNQIFINIYSLENELTPEVCEKDIVIRKADLERDIKSFISYAIGCSFGRYSLDEVGLIYAGGEFDPSRYQTFPVDKDNILPILSGPYFEDDIVSRFVDFVRVTFSEETLEENLDFIADAIGRKANETAKETLRRYFLNDFYKDHVQVYKKRPIYWLFTSGKEKAFNCLIYMHRYDKTTLSRIRTDYLHEVQTRLEAEKNDLLDIIEGDYTTREINNAKRELKSLDKKIDELKAYDELLHHMADMQIEIDLDDGVKVNYEKFKGLVAKI; this is translated from the coding sequence ATGAATAAAAGTGCATTGAAAAAGTTTGCGACAGAAGCTCGTAAAGAACTGCTGGAACGAGTGGAATTACAAGCAAGAAAAATTGGGATCACTGCTGAATCCATTCAAAAAGCAAATGTTGAAAGCTCGGACGCCGTCTTTATTGACGGCAGACAGCTTTCAGATATAGAAAGACGACAACGGAATAAACTCATTGCGCGTATCAATGAAATTGGTTTCGAACGCGTGATAGAAGAAACGGCATACACATGGTTTAACCGTTTTATTGCTTTACGTTTCATGGAAGTCAATGATTATCTTCCAACGAAAGTCCGGGTTTTATCGTCTATTCATGGGGATCGTTCAGAACCAGATATGATGAAAGAGGCGTTATCACTTGATTTAGACTTGGATAAAGAATACGTATATGAACTCAAAATGAACAATCAAACAGATGAACTGTTTAAATATCTGATTAAAATGCATTGTAATGACTTAAACCGTTACATGCCATTTATGTTTGAAACGATTGAAGACTATACAGAGATATTATTTCCTGAAGGGTTACTTGGAACAGATTCATTTGTTCGGAAAATGACGGATACGGAAGTGATTCCAGAAGATAATTGGGAGCAAATTGAAGTTATTGGCTGGCTGTATCAATATTATATTGCTGATGAAAAAGATCGTGTGTTTAAAGCGAAAAGGAAATACAAGGCAGAAGAAATCCCTTATGCAACACAACTATTTACACCTGACTGGATTGTTCAATATATGGTGCAAAATTCATTAGGAAGGTACTGGACGGAAGCACACCCTGAACATGAAGATTTAATTACGAACTGGGAATTTTTCATCAAACATCAGCAAGAAGACTTTCAAGAAAAAATTGCTCCCTATGTAAATAAAGAGTTAAATGTTGAAGATATTAAATGTTTTGATCCCGCAATGGGAAGTGGCCACATTTTAGTCTATATGTTTGATGTTCTTTATGAAATATATAGTAAGTGTGGATATATGGAAAGAGAAATACCACGTTTAATTATTGAGAAAAATCTATATGGATTAGACATTGACGACCGTGCTTACCAATTAGCATGCTTTTCAGTCGTAATGAAGGCCCTTCAGTACAATAGAAGATTCCTTAGAAGCATTGAGCGAGATGGATTAACGATGAATTTAGCATCCATTCAAGAAACAAATGGATGGACAGATGAGGACATCGCGTTTATTGCTGGTAAAGAAAATGGGGAAGTATTTAATAAAACAAAGGTGTTTTTTGAACAGTATAGAAATGCTAAAATGTTTGGTTCACTTATAAAAGTAAATGAAACAGATACAGCATTTTTAGAAAATAGATTGAAAGAAATGAAGGATACCCCTGTAACAGACTTGTTTCAAGGGAAAAAGCGTGAGGAAGCATTAGAACTACTTCCATTGCTTATAAAACAAACGAAAATTATGGGACAGCAGTATGATATTGTCGTCATGAATCCGCCCTATATGGGATCTGGAAGTATGAACAAAGAATTATCTGATTTCCTTAGAAAAAATTACCCTAATTCTAAATCCGACTTATTCGCTTCTTTCATGGAAGTCGACCATTATTTAAAGAAAAATGGCTTTTATGCGGCTATCAATCAGCATTCATGGATGTTCTTATCAAGTTTTGAAAAATTACGTAAAAAAATAATTGAAACGAAATTCATTGACACAATGTTACATTTAGGACCAAGGGCATTTGAGGAAATTGGTGGGGAAGTAGTGCAGTCTACTGCGTTTGTGTTGAGAAATGCTCGACAAAAAAAGGGTAAAGGCACTTATCTAAGATTAATTAATGATAGAACAGCTAGTGAAAAGAAGCAAAAAACTATTAAAGCTGTTCAAAACCCAGACGTTTTATATAAATATTTATTCAATCAAGATGATTTCAGAAAGATTCCACGTTCTCCTGTTGCCTACTGGCTAAGTAATAAATTGATTAAAAACTTTGCCAATAACCCAAAATTAGGTGACTCTTATAAAGCAATAAGGGGTTTAGAGACTGGGAATAATAATTTATTTTTAAGGCATTGGCATGAAGTTTCATTCGATAAATTGTATTTAGTAGAGAAGGATTCAATAGAAAATTATAGAAGATATAAATGGTTTCCCCATAATAAAGGTGGGGGATTCAGAAGATGGTATGGTTTAAATGATCTTATTGTAAACTTTGAAAATGATGGGTATGAAATTCGTAAAATAGGTGTATTAAATGGTTATAAATATTATTTTAAAAAAGGAATAACATGGTCCGCACTAACAACTGGATTGAATTCTTTTCGATACAGTACTGAAGGCTTTTTGTTTGATTCAAATAAGGGTCCGATGATGTTTCCATCGGACAAAGAACTTTGGATTATCTTAGGTTTGTTGAATTCTAAAGTTATTCAACAATACTTAAATATTTTAAATCCCACATTATCTGTGCAAAATGGTGATATAGACAATCTTCCATATTTTAATCTAGAAAATGCAGATGATAAATTATTAAGCGAAATTAGCGGGGCTGTCAGGGAAAATGTAGAAATAGCAAAGAGGGATTGGGACAATTTTGAAACATCATGGGAATTTAAACGTCATCCGCTTTTTAATTATTCCTATTTTGAGATTGCAAGGAATTTTAAAAAATGGGAATCTGATACGGATATAGACTTTCAAAAAATGAAAGCTAATGAGGAAGGGTTAAATCAAATTTTCATAAATATTTATAGTCTAGAAAACGAGCTAACACCTGAAGTATGCGAAAAAGATATTGTTATTCGCAAAGCAGATTTAGAACGTGATATCAAATCTTTTATTTCTTATGCAATTGGTTGTTCTTTTGGTCGTTACTCACTCGACGAAGTAGGTCTCATATACGCAGGTGGTGAATTTGATCCATCTCGATATCAAACCTTCCCAGTAGATAAGGACAATATTTTACCAATCTTGTCAGGGCCATATTTTGAAGATGATATTGTATCGAGATTTGTTGATTTTGTCCGAGTTACGTTTAGTGAAGAGACGCTTGAGGAGAATCTTGATTTTATTGCCGATGCGATTGGACGGAAAGCGAATGAGACAGCAAAGGAAACTTTACGTCGATATTTCTTAAATGATTTCTATAAAGATCATGTACAAGTTTACAAGAAGCGACCAATCTATTGGTTATTTACATCTGGTAAGGAAAAGGCTTTTAACTGTCTTATCTACATGCATCGTTATGATAAAACAACACTATCCCGTATTCGCACGGATTATTTACATGAAGTGCAAACTCGCTTAGAAGCAGAGAAAAATGATTTACTTGACATCATCGAAGGGGATTACACAACGAGAGAAATTAACAACGCAAAAAGAGAATTAAAGTCCCTTGATAAGAAAATAGACGAATTGAAAGCTTACGATGAACTGTTACATCACATGGCTGACATGCAAATTGAGATTGATTTAGATGATGGTGTGAAAGTGAATTACGAGAAGTTTA
- a CDS encoding RpnC/YadD family protein, protein MFTTINRAVKYLRELEDHQTGIRYFETLLRYIFSAGRNLTKSELVDMMKEIETNYPEGRDVVMTIAEQLIEEGKKQGLKQGIEKGIKQVAINLIKQGMEYRFIEKATGLSIKEIEEISAEMKTK, encoded by the coding sequence TTGTTTACTACCATTAATAGGGCTGTAAAATACTTGCGGGAATTAGAGGATCACCAAACTGGGATTCGTTACTTTGAAACTCTACTTAGATATATATTTAGCGCCGGAAGAAACTTAACGAAATCGGAATTGGTGGATATGATGAAGGAAATTGAAACGAATTATCCAGAAGGGAGAGATGTTGTGATGACAATAGCTGAACAATTAATAGAAGAAGGTAAAAAACAAGGGCTAAAACAAGGTATCGAAAAAGGGATAAAACAAGTTGCGATTAATTTGATAAAACAAGGTATGGAGTATCGTTTTATCGAGAAAGCAACAGGCTTATCGATAAAAGAAATCGAGGAAATCTCAGCGGAAATGAAAACGAAATAA